A genome region from Triticum aestivum cultivar Chinese Spring chromosome 2B, IWGSC CS RefSeq v2.1, whole genome shotgun sequence includes the following:
- the LOC123046636 gene encoding uncharacterized protein isoform X3, whose amino-acid sequence MERKEVMDLGSGEPKEIMDLISGKPMETIGLGSGELEDYPFVRRLRNRRLLVYLWLQGFDAAYDSVVHESGVQMSRLHLRQLVVWGRWSEALDYISRFLPPVLNDWSLDARSLLFFLHTLWALANVAACSTGGLVNDSVHSDLSFLGTLSSTNAKLSSILRYTLHSPQFRESLDWMLVRKKASLIVDDWALETPELRRKMQLPGGPGLPRDLLPIGPLCPRRHRREQSRRAKASTIAKSYLNRKRSLPPTSPHPAGLPKDALRRVADLIEGCLRAGKLLELHQGCPLQSNAKGGASDTPLLQTMFGTVTNPAKNTGTSSVTNAGAAVSRPIKIPWITSPTNAGPIKHSRKDGCYSNSAGQGSVGRKKREDLMTEEDDPDRKRQRTELELLTEVEAGSCGANLMAN is encoded by the exons ATGGAACGGAAGGAGGTCATGGACCTCGGCAGCGGCGAGCCCAAGGAGATCATGGACCTCATCAGCGGCAAGCCGATGGAGACCATAGGCCTCGGCAGCGGCGAGCTCGAGGACTATCCCTTCGTGAGGCGGCTCCGCAACCGGCGGCTCCTCGTCTACCTCTGGCTCCAGGGCTTCGACGCTGCTTACGATAG CGTCGTGCACGAGTCCGGTGTGCAGATGAGCAGGCTGCATTTGCGGCAGCTGGTGGTCTGGGGCCGGTGGAGCGAAGCCCTCGACTACATAAGTCGCTTCCTGCCGCCGGTGCTCAACGACTGGAGCCTCGATGCCCgttccctcctcttcttcctccacaCGCTCTGGGCTCTGGCCAACGTCGCCGCGTGCTCGACGGGCGGCCTTGTGAACGACTCTGTGCACAGCGACCTCAGCTTCCTGGGGACACTTTCCAGTACCAACGCCAAGCTCTCCTCCATCCTACGATACACACTCCACTCGCCGCAGTTCAG GGAGTCTCTGGACTGGATGCTGGTGAGGAAGAAGGCATCGTTGATTGTCGATGACTGGGCTCTTGAGACTCCGGAATTGAGGCGCAAGATGCAATTGCCCGGTGGTCCAGGTCTCCCGCGGGACTTGCTTCCCATCGG CCCCCTTTGCCCAAGGCGTCACCGGAGGGAACAATCCCGGCGGGCAAAAGCATCTACGATTGCCAAGTCTTATCTCAACAGGAAGAGGAG TCTGCCGCCTACAAGCCCACATCCTG CAGGATTGCCCAAAGATGCACTCAGACGGGTGGCAGATCTTATTG AGGGATGTTTAAGAGCTGGTAAACTTCTGGAGCTCCATCAAGGGTGCCCGCTTCAATCAAATGCAAAGGGAG GTGCTTCTGATACTCCACTTCTGCAGACCATGTTTGGTACCGTAACAAATCCTGCTAAAAACACTGGGACCTCATCAGTGACAAATGCAG GTGCTGCCGTCTCACGGCCTATTAAAATCCCTTGGATCACATCTCCCACAAATGCAG GCCCAATCAAGCATTCTAGAAAAGATGGGTGCTATAGCAACAGTGCTGGTCAGGGTTCTgttggaagaaaaaaaagagaagatttGATGACTGAGGAAGATGATCCTGATAGAAAAAGGCAACGGACTGAACTGG AGTTGCTGACTGAAGTGGAAGCTGGATCTTGCGGCGCCAACTTGATGGCCAACTGA
- the LOC123046636 gene encoding uncharacterized protein isoform X4, protein MSRLHLRQLVVWGRWSEALDYISRFLPPVLNDWSLDARSLLFFLHTLWALANVAACSTGGLVNDSVHSDLSFLGTLSSTNAKLSSILRYTLHSPQFRESLDWMLVRKKASLIVDDWALETPELRRKMQLPGGPGLPRDLLPIGPLCPRRHRREQSRRAKASTIAKSYLNRKRSLPPTSPHPAGLPKDALRRVADLIEGCLRAGKLLELHQGCPLQSNAKGGASDTPLLQTMFGTVTNPAKNTGTSSVTNAGAAVSRPIKIPWITSPTNAGPIKHSRKDGCYSNSAGQGSVGRKKREDLMTEEDDPDRKRQRTELELLTEVEAGSCGQLLTEVEAGSCGANLMAN, encoded by the exons ATGAGCAGGCTGCATTTGCGGCAGCTGGTGGTCTGGGGCCGGTGGAGCGAAGCCCTCGACTACATAAGTCGCTTCCTGCCGCCGGTGCTCAACGACTGGAGCCTCGATGCCCgttccctcctcttcttcctccacaCGCTCTGGGCTCTGGCCAACGTCGCCGCGTGCTCGACGGGCGGCCTTGTGAACGACTCTGTGCACAGCGACCTCAGCTTCCTGGGGACACTTTCCAGTACCAACGCCAAGCTCTCCTCCATCCTACGATACACACTCCACTCGCCGCAGTTCAG GGAGTCTCTGGACTGGATGCTGGTGAGGAAGAAGGCATCGTTGATTGTCGATGACTGGGCTCTTGAGACTCCGGAATTGAGGCGCAAGATGCAATTGCCCGGTGGTCCAGGTCTCCCGCGGGACTTGCTTCCCATCGG CCCCCTTTGCCCAAGGCGTCACCGGAGGGAACAATCCCGGCGGGCAAAAGCATCTACGATTGCCAAGTCTTATCTCAACAGGAAGAGGAG TCTGCCGCCTACAAGCCCACATCCTG CAGGATTGCCCAAAGATGCACTCAGACGGGTGGCAGATCTTATTG AGGGATGTTTAAGAGCTGGTAAACTTCTGGAGCTCCATCAAGGGTGCCCGCTTCAATCAAATGCAAAGGGAG GTGCTTCTGATACTCCACTTCTGCAGACCATGTTTGGTACCGTAACAAATCCTGCTAAAAACACTGGGACCTCATCAGTGACAAATGCAG GTGCTGCCGTCTCACGGCCTATTAAAATCCCTTGGATCACATCTCCCACAAATGCAG GCCCAATCAAGCATTCTAGAAAAGATGGGTGCTATAGCAACAGTGCTGGTCAGGGTTCTgttggaagaaaaaaaagagaagatttGATGACTGAGGAAGATGATCCTGATAGAAAAAGGCAACGGACTGAACTG GAGTTGCTGACTGAAGTGGAAGCTGGATCTTGCGGCCAGTTGCTGACTGAAGTGGAAGCTGGATCTTGCGGCGCCAACTTGATGGCCAACTGA
- the LOC123046636 gene encoding uncharacterized protein isoform X2, protein MERKEVMDLGSGEPKEIMDLISGKPMETIGLGSGELEDYPFVRRLRNRRLLVYLWLQGFDAAYDSVVHESGVQMSRLHLRQLVVWGRWSEALDYISRFLPPVLNDWSLDARSLLFFLHTLWALANVAACSTGGLVNDSVHSDLSFLGTLSSTNAKLSSILRYTLHSPQFRESLDWMLVRKKASLIVDDWALETPELRRKMQLPGGPGLPRDLLPIGPLCPRRHRREQSRRAKASTIAKSYLNRKRSLPPTSPHPGLPKDALRRVADLIEGCLRAGKLLELHQGCPLQSNAKGGASDTPLLQTMFGTVTNPAKNTGTSSVTNAGAAVSRPIKIPWITSPTNAGPIKHSRKDGCYSNSAGQGSVGRKKREDLMTEEDDPDRKRQRTELELLTEVEAGSCGQLLTEVEAGSCGANLMAN, encoded by the exons ATGGAACGGAAGGAGGTCATGGACCTCGGCAGCGGCGAGCCCAAGGAGATCATGGACCTCATCAGCGGCAAGCCGATGGAGACCATAGGCCTCGGCAGCGGCGAGCTCGAGGACTATCCCTTCGTGAGGCGGCTCCGCAACCGGCGGCTCCTCGTCTACCTCTGGCTCCAGGGCTTCGACGCTGCTTACGATAG CGTCGTGCACGAGTCCGGTGTGCAGATGAGCAGGCTGCATTTGCGGCAGCTGGTGGTCTGGGGCCGGTGGAGCGAAGCCCTCGACTACATAAGTCGCTTCCTGCCGCCGGTGCTCAACGACTGGAGCCTCGATGCCCgttccctcctcttcttcctccacaCGCTCTGGGCTCTGGCCAACGTCGCCGCGTGCTCGACGGGCGGCCTTGTGAACGACTCTGTGCACAGCGACCTCAGCTTCCTGGGGACACTTTCCAGTACCAACGCCAAGCTCTCCTCCATCCTACGATACACACTCCACTCGCCGCAGTTCAG GGAGTCTCTGGACTGGATGCTGGTGAGGAAGAAGGCATCGTTGATTGTCGATGACTGGGCTCTTGAGACTCCGGAATTGAGGCGCAAGATGCAATTGCCCGGTGGTCCAGGTCTCCCGCGGGACTTGCTTCCCATCGG CCCCCTTTGCCCAAGGCGTCACCGGAGGGAACAATCCCGGCGGGCAAAAGCATCTACGATTGCCAAGTCTTATCTCAACAGGAAGAGGAG TCTGCCGCCTACAAGCCCACATCCTG GATTGCCCAAAGATGCACTCAGACGGGTGGCAGATCTTATTG AGGGATGTTTAAGAGCTGGTAAACTTCTGGAGCTCCATCAAGGGTGCCCGCTTCAATCAAATGCAAAGGGAG GTGCTTCTGATACTCCACTTCTGCAGACCATGTTTGGTACCGTAACAAATCCTGCTAAAAACACTGGGACCTCATCAGTGACAAATGCAG GTGCTGCCGTCTCACGGCCTATTAAAATCCCTTGGATCACATCTCCCACAAATGCAG GCCCAATCAAGCATTCTAGAAAAGATGGGTGCTATAGCAACAGTGCTGGTCAGGGTTCTgttggaagaaaaaaaagagaagatttGATGACTGAGGAAGATGATCCTGATAGAAAAAGGCAACGGACTGAACTG GAGTTGCTGACTGAAGTGGAAGCTGGATCTTGCGGCCAGTTGCTGACTGAAGTGGAAGCTGGATCTTGCGGCGCCAACTTGATGGCCAACTGA
- the LOC123046636 gene encoding uncharacterized protein isoform X1, whose product MERKEVMDLGSGEPKEIMDLISGKPMETIGLGSGELEDYPFVRRLRNRRLLVYLWLQGFDAAYDSVVHESGVQMSRLHLRQLVVWGRWSEALDYISRFLPPVLNDWSLDARSLLFFLHTLWALANVAACSTGGLVNDSVHSDLSFLGTLSSTNAKLSSILRYTLHSPQFRESLDWMLVRKKASLIVDDWALETPELRRKMQLPGGPGLPRDLLPIGPLCPRRHRREQSRRAKASTIAKSYLNRKRSLPPTSPHPAGLPKDALRRVADLIEGCLRAGKLLELHQGCPLQSNAKGGASDTPLLQTMFGTVTNPAKNTGTSSVTNAGAAVSRPIKIPWITSPTNAGPIKHSRKDGCYSNSAGQGSVGRKKREDLMTEEDDPDRKRQRTELELLTEVEAGSCGQLLTEVEAGSCGANLMAN is encoded by the exons ATGGAACGGAAGGAGGTCATGGACCTCGGCAGCGGCGAGCCCAAGGAGATCATGGACCTCATCAGCGGCAAGCCGATGGAGACCATAGGCCTCGGCAGCGGCGAGCTCGAGGACTATCCCTTCGTGAGGCGGCTCCGCAACCGGCGGCTCCTCGTCTACCTCTGGCTCCAGGGCTTCGACGCTGCTTACGATAG CGTCGTGCACGAGTCCGGTGTGCAGATGAGCAGGCTGCATTTGCGGCAGCTGGTGGTCTGGGGCCGGTGGAGCGAAGCCCTCGACTACATAAGTCGCTTCCTGCCGCCGGTGCTCAACGACTGGAGCCTCGATGCCCgttccctcctcttcttcctccacaCGCTCTGGGCTCTGGCCAACGTCGCCGCGTGCTCGACGGGCGGCCTTGTGAACGACTCTGTGCACAGCGACCTCAGCTTCCTGGGGACACTTTCCAGTACCAACGCCAAGCTCTCCTCCATCCTACGATACACACTCCACTCGCCGCAGTTCAG GGAGTCTCTGGACTGGATGCTGGTGAGGAAGAAGGCATCGTTGATTGTCGATGACTGGGCTCTTGAGACTCCGGAATTGAGGCGCAAGATGCAATTGCCCGGTGGTCCAGGTCTCCCGCGGGACTTGCTTCCCATCGG CCCCCTTTGCCCAAGGCGTCACCGGAGGGAACAATCCCGGCGGGCAAAAGCATCTACGATTGCCAAGTCTTATCTCAACAGGAAGAGGAG TCTGCCGCCTACAAGCCCACATCCTG CAGGATTGCCCAAAGATGCACTCAGACGGGTGGCAGATCTTATTG AGGGATGTTTAAGAGCTGGTAAACTTCTGGAGCTCCATCAAGGGTGCCCGCTTCAATCAAATGCAAAGGGAG GTGCTTCTGATACTCCACTTCTGCAGACCATGTTTGGTACCGTAACAAATCCTGCTAAAAACACTGGGACCTCATCAGTGACAAATGCAG GTGCTGCCGTCTCACGGCCTATTAAAATCCCTTGGATCACATCTCCCACAAATGCAG GCCCAATCAAGCATTCTAGAAAAGATGGGTGCTATAGCAACAGTGCTGGTCAGGGTTCTgttggaagaaaaaaaagagaagatttGATGACTGAGGAAGATGATCCTGATAGAAAAAGGCAACGGACTGAACTG GAGTTGCTGACTGAAGTGGAAGCTGGATCTTGCGGCCAGTTGCTGACTGAAGTGGAAGCTGGATCTTGCGGCGCCAACTTGATGGCCAACTGA